The Strigops habroptila isolate Jane chromosome 8, bStrHab1.2.pri, whole genome shotgun sequence genome includes a window with the following:
- the DNTTIP2 gene encoding deoxynucleotidyltransferase terminal-interacting protein 2 encodes MVATRRAGALRRQPGAPAAGGSGSPAGAGAGAEPEPGGAVEMAAAKLSTPVSMRMTRRRTKSIHKPEVIQESQSEGLEHAETKSDVGDSSEMEATRSENTTVHSAQSVAEPQADGDVSEAESNCSAVSGLQTPLFVRVTRRRQIVVPYQPDSPDKKRHDKTAFLNKLNRILDEDDVSEAESCSSAVSGVTRTRRSRQSKKKLQPDTVHEAQSEDISDADSCCLSSHMEPSVTNRRVTRSMQIKSQAQNTKQTEKGNRIVSEDENLIEDAVKSEPVIISDSRPAAEVVSDTEDASPVTEGNEEPNSPKSKSANTTQSGDVKEESLNDVTPSSLTEMKQSDTELHEKRAIKNTQSVGVDDSEEARGQIREEHSKIVVRVEKLEHMDLSECMSPKQFLEFQGQITLNKGKKKPECERADAEADPQQPLIHADNLGKGEQANEVRSPGKDEAVAQRTDSVSGCGMLEIGVDSAEDQAGEDAEPVAHCSGISSSGNNSLALFLAEDESGESEDSDVADINTTEENLYYKEVYKGPPSPSKSLETSSLHAEGLFVIDTKPGISSDQKYYLDQIDQVSDAGSKHEGSEKGEELSDLEKAEEEFIDEDEKDEDDLLKNKTDVLHLSSSIDPGLNIKKLGGLYISFDAENQKPKSSVIKQLKEKKKDQLLQKSVITPDFEKKECVPPYRESLRQLKKQRRAEREKTTGDGWFGMKAPEITAELKNDLKVLKMRASLDPKHFYKKNDRDGLPKYFQVGTVVDSPIDFYHSRIPKKQRKRTIVEELLADSEFRRYNKKKYQEIMSEKAAFAAGKRNRKKKKFHN; translated from the exons ATGGTGGCCACCAGGCGGGCCGGGGCACTTCGCCGGCAGCCGGGGGCGCCGGCCGCGGGGGGCAGCGGCAGCCCGGCCGGGGCCGGCGCCGGGGCCGAGCCCGAGCCCGGCGGCGCGGTGGAg ATGGCAGCTGCCAAACTTAGTACTCCTGTGTCTATGAGGATGACTAGGAGAAGAACGAAATCAATTCATAAGCCAGAGGTAATTCAGGAATCTCAGTCTGAAGGGTTGGAACATGCAGAAACCAAGTCAGATGTCGGAGATAGCTCAGAGATGGAAGCGACTAGAAGTGAGAACACAACTGTCCATTCAGCACAATCAGTTGCTGAACCACAAGCTGATGGGGATGTGTCAGAAGCAGAATCGAACTGCTCTGCTGTGTCTGGTCTTCAGACACCTTTGTTTGTAAGGGTGACGAGACGACGACAAATTGTAGTTCCTTATCAGCCGGATTCTCCTGACAAAAAAAGACATGACAAGACAGCTTTTCTGAATAAGTTAAACAGGATTCTGGATGAAGATGATGTTTCCGAAGCTGAGTCTTGCTCCTCTGCTGTTTCTGGTGTTACTAGAACTAGAAGAAGcaggcaaagcaaaaagaaattgcagCCAGATACAGTTCATGAAGCCCAGAGTGAAGATATTTCTGATGCAGACTCGTGCTGCTTAAGTTCCCATATGGAACCATCCGTCACTAACAGACGAGTTACTAGGAGCATGCAAATCAAATCACAAGCACAAAATACTAAGCAGactgagaaaggaaacagaattgTTTCAGAAGATGAGAATTTAATTGAGGACGCCGTTAAATCTGAGCCAGTAATCATTTCTGATTCTAGACCTGCTGCAGAAGTTGTTTCTGACACAGAAGATGCTTCCCCTGTCACCGAGGGTAATGAAGAACCCAATTCACCTAAAAGCAAATCTGCCAATACAACCCAGAGTGGAGACGTGAAAGAAGAGTCTTTGAATGATGTGACACCCAGCAGtcttacagaaatgaaacaaagtgaCACCGAATTGCACGAGAAAAGggcaattaaaaatacacagtcTGTTGGGGTTGATGATTCAGAGGAAGCACGTGGCCAAATACGAGAAGAACACAGTAAAATCGTTGTGAGGGTGGAAAAGTTAGAGCACATGGATTTGTCCGAGTGCATGAGTCCCAAACAATTTTTAGAATTCCAGGGGCAAATAACACtaaataaaggtaaaaaaaaaccagaatgcGAAAGAGCGGATGCTGAGGCAGACCCACAGCAGCCTCTCATCCATGCTGATAACTTAGGAAAGGGTGAGCAAGCTAATGAAGTGAGGAGCCCGGGAAAGGATGAAGCTGTTGCACAGAGAACCGACAGTGTTAGCGGGTGCGGGATGCTTGAAATCGGTGTGGACAGTGCTGAAGATCAAGCAGGAGAAGATGCTGAACCTGTAGCTCACTGCAGTGGAATTTCAAGCAGTGGAAACAATTCTCTTGCGTTGTTTCTGGCCGAAGATGAAAGTGGTGAATCTGAAGATAGTGATGTGGCAGACATAAATACAACTGAAGAGAATCTGTATTATAAAGAGGTATATAAGGGgcctccttcccccagcaaaTCTTTAGAAACCAGTTCACTGCATGCTGAAGGGCTTTTCGTAATTGATACCAAGCCTGGCATAAGTTCCGACCAAAAGTATTACCTAGATCAGATAGACCAAGTTAGTGATGCTGGAAGTAAGCATGAAGGAAGTGAAAAAGGTGAAGAATTGTCAGATCTGGAAAAGGCTGAAGAGGAATTCATAGATGAAGATGAGAAAGATGAAGATGATTTGTTGAAAAATAAGACTGATGT TTTACATCTTTCCAGCAGCATAGACCCTGGTTTGAATATCAAGAAGCTTGGAGGTTTATATATTAGTTTTGATGCTGAAAACCAGAAGCCTAAATCAAGTGTAATTAAAcaactgaaggagaaaaagaaggaccAG CTCTTGCAGAAGAGTGTAATAACTccagattttgaaaaaaaggaatgtgTCCCACCCTACAGGGAATCACTTCGCCAGCTGAAGAAACAGCGCAGG GCAGAGCGAGAGAAGACCACAGGTGACGGTTGGTTTGGTATGAAAGCCCCAGAAATCACAGCTGAACTGAAGAATGATCTGAAAGTTTTGAAGATGAGAGCTTCGCTGGACCCGAAGCATTTCTATAAGAAGAATGATAGAGATGGTCTACCCAAGTACTTCCAG GTTGGAACTGTGGTTGATTCTCCCATAGACTTTTACCATAGTCGAATCCCtaagaaacaaaggaagagaaCAATTGTTGAAGAGCTGCTGGCAGATTCTGAGTTCAGGAG ATATAATAAAAAGAAGTATCAGGAGATCATgagtgaaaaagcagcttttgcagcagggaagaggaatcggaaaaagaagaaatttcacaATTAa
- the LOC115612255 gene encoding protein BCAP-like isoform X2, whose protein sequence is MEFQNKELACQLRKEDESLQCSQLQLEEKIAEYEGLTRQLESALEEGRKMVAEELEKTSCREQALRTKMLVLEAELREGQEQRNQLLCVFHHKAP, encoded by the exons ATGGAATTTCAGAATAAAGAACTCGCTTGTCAGCTCAGAAAAGAAGATGAGAGTCTGCAGTGCAGTCAATTGCAGCTTGAAGAGAAAATTGCAGAATATGAGGGATTAACCAGACAACTGGAATCGGCTttggaagaagggagaaaaatg GTGGCTGAGGAACTGGAAAAAACGTCATGCAGAGAACAAGCCCTTCGGACAAAAATGCTGGTTCTTGAAGCTGAACTGAGAGAGGGGCAAGAACAGAGAAACCAACTCCTCTGTGTGTTTCACCAC AAAGCACCATGA
- the F3 gene encoding tissue factor produces the protein MLRAAAGGPALLLSALLWSLAAAGNPELPTAVNITWSSINFKTILQWQPKPSGYLYTVEIHGQTSDTKKKCILTTETECDVTDLLRNVRETYTAHILSVMSSGMDNFEEPPFAVSEKFTPYSQTVLGKPEIQNYTQKGSKLNVVFQDPLTPYTFPNGSFQSIRDIFQNDLEYKIYYWKDQSSGKKDATTKSNTFEESVDSSKNYCFYIQGIIPSRKENRNGQESMVLCTSIGRNILDEYGAEVFIIIAVIAIAIITSAVVLSVILCKRKKAKAAREKEPLNGV, from the exons ATGCTGCGTGCCGCCGCCGGGGGACCGGCCCTGCTGCTGAGTGCGCTGCTGTGGAGCCTGGCCGCCGCCG gcAATCCAGAACTACCAACAGCAGTTAATATAACTTGGTCTTCAATCAATTTTAAAACTATACTACAGTGGCAACCAAAACCATCAGGTTACCTCTATACAGTAGAAATCCATGG GCAGACATCTGACaccaaaaagaaatgcatacTGACAACAGAAACAGAGTGTGATGTCACTGACCTGCTCAGGAACGTGAGAGAGACCTATACAGCACACATCCTGTCTGTAATGTCCTCAGGGATGGATAACTTTGAAGAACCACCTTTCGCAGTCTCTGAAAAATTTACACCTTACAGTCAGA CTGTTCTCGGAAAACCGGAGATACAGAACTACACACAAAAAGGTTCCAAACTGAATGTTGTGTTCCAAGATCCGCTTACACCATACACATTTCCTAATGGAAGCTTTCAAAGTATTCGAGATATCTTCCAAAATGACCTGGAATACAAAATCTATTACTGGAAGGATCAAAGTTCTGGGAAG aaagatgcaacaacaaaaagcaataCATTTGAAGAAAGCGTTGACAGCTCAAAGAACTATTGCTTCTACATACAGGGAATCATTCCCTCCCGCAAAGAAAACCGCAATGGTCAAGAAAGCATGGTGCTTTGTACCAGTATAGGAAGGAATATCTTAGATG AGTACGGAGCAGAAGTTTTTATCATCATAGCAGTGATAGCGATTGCGATCATCACCTCTGCTGTTGTCCTGTCAGTGATCCTCTGTAAACGCAAGAAGGCAAAagctgcaagagaaaaggaacCACTTAATGGTGTCTAA
- the LOC115612255 gene encoding protein BCAP-like isoform X1: MEFQNKELACQLRKEDESLQCSQLQLEEKIAEYEGLTRQLESALEEGRKMVAEELEKTSCREQALRTKMLVLEAELREGQEQRNQLLCVFHHNRKHHEVHLKELQNSLQKSENRNQSMQNYLQFLKASYIVTFG, from the exons ATGGAATTTCAGAATAAAGAACTCGCTTGTCAGCTCAGAAAAGAAGATGAGAGTCTGCAGTGCAGTCAATTGCAGCTTGAAGAGAAAATTGCAGAATATGAGGGATTAACCAGACAACTGGAATCGGCTttggaagaagggagaaaaatg GTGGCTGAGGAACTGGAAAAAACGTCATGCAGAGAACAAGCCCTTCGGACAAAAATGCTGGTTCTTGAAGCTGAACTGAGAGAGGGGCAAGAACAGAGAAACCAACTCCTCTGTGTGTTTCACCAC aACAGAAAGCACCATGAAGTGCATTTGaaagagctgcagaacagcctTCAGAAGTCAGAGAACAGGAACCAGAGCATGCAGAATTACCTGCAGTTCTTGAAAGCTTCGTACATAGTAACGTTTGGCTga